A single region of the Candidatus Marsarchaeota archaeon genome encodes:
- a CDS encoding iron-sulfur cluster assembly scaffold protein: MGLDMYAEDLIANYEHPHNKRRLSHSDSESHEYNPICGDDITVYIKVNDGKIGDISFEGNGCAISVGTASKLTDLVKGKSLSEIERMGFEDIVNLIGIDPGPARAKCASISLKALKHAVFVYEHKNSDAVTDKL, translated from the coding sequence TTGGGATTGGATATGTATGCTGAAGACCTGATTGCAAATTACGAACATCCGCATAATAAGAGGAGACTAAGCCATAGCGATTCCGAATCGCATGAATACAATCCGATATGCGGCGATGACATTACAGTATACATAAAAGTAAATGATGGAAAGATAGGCGACATTTCTTTTGAAGGAAACGGCTGCGCAATAAGCGTGGGAACTGCAAGCAAGCTTACCGATCTGGTGAAAGGCAAAAGCTTGTCAGAAATAGAGCGCATGGGATTTGAGGACATAGTCAACCTGATAGGCATCGACCCTGGCCCTGCCCGCGCGAAATGTGCAAGCATATCGCTTAAAGCGCTGAAGCACGCTGTATTCGTTTACGAGCATAAGAATTCTGATGCAGTAACAGATAAGCTCTGA
- a CDS encoding EamA family transporter: MIEWYYLVAISSAIMGVSTIVEKYALKTQHATSFSASFSILIAGISLIFLLFAKFNISVYNIGIIYALSLVSSSTYLLTARIYKHSNISVSTPLFSSLPQMFVVIMAFIFLKERLSILQYISLAALIALAYLLLFSGKKLKSKTFESKKYVYLLLMTTFLVAVGGIIMKYLLNIGVNVFEMFILLQIFIALNMSTYITLKYGGIREEISNIKNNWPALLSVALLTAGYRITYYISLNLAYISLASPLRNSISVMITVLIGGLLFKEGNIYRKLLIAIAMVFIVYVLVAN; this comes from the coding sequence ATGATAGAATGGTACTACCTTGTAGCTATATCCTCGGCAATAATGGGCGTTTCCACAATAGTTGAGAAATATGCTCTAAAGACGCAGCACGCGACATCTTTCAGCGCAAGTTTTTCAATACTCATAGCTGGCATATCGCTAATATTTTTGCTATTTGCAAAATTTAACATAAGCGTGTACAACATTGGAATAATATACGCGCTTAGCTTGGTTTCATCTTCTACCTATCTTCTTACTGCGCGCATATACAAGCATAGCAACATAAGCGTATCAACTCCGCTCTTCAGTTCACTTCCACAGATGTTTGTCGTAATAATGGCATTTATATTCCTAAAGGAAAGGCTGAGCATATTGCAGTATATTTCGCTCGCAGCCCTGATAGCGCTGGCTTACCTGCTCCTGTTTTCAGGCAAAAAACTTAAATCCAAGACATTCGAATCAAAAAAATACGTGTATCTGCTTTTAATGACGACATTCTTAGTGGCGGTAGGCGGAATCATAATGAAGTACCTTTTGAACATAGGGGTAAACGTCTTTGAGATGTTTATACTGCTGCAGATATTCATAGCCCTGAACATGTCTACATACATAACACTAAAATATGGCGGCATAAGGGAGGAAATATCTAATATAAAAAACAATTGGCCTGCGCTGCTGTCTGTGGCTTTGCTTACAGCAGGATACAGAATTACCTACTATATCTCCCTAAACCTTGCTTATATAAGCCTGGCCTCACCGCTTAGGAACAGCATTTCAGTAATGATAACAGTGCTGATTGGCGGGCTATTGTTCAAGGAGGGCAACATATACAGAAAGCTTTTAATAGCAATTGCAATGGTATTTATTGTCTATGTGCTTGTGGCAAATTAA
- a CDS encoding alanyl-tRNA editing protein, protein MTEKIYLTDSYIKEFDAKIVEVRENGVILDRTAFYPTGGGQPCDTGALRLDSGSTYNVTETAKAGDEVIHILSSVSGLSNGMSVHGAIDWSKRYMHMRLHTMLHIIDGVVYKDYKGSITGGQIYDDKARMDFDVPGMTKETVMEIISAAQKIIDENHKVTPKVFSKEEAQSIKGLARTAPGEALLQTLDSIRVIDIEGFDFQSDGGTHVANTKEVGKIIFRKYENKGSHNKRVECSLE, encoded by the coding sequence ATGACAGAAAAGATATACCTAACCGACTCGTATATCAAGGAATTTGATGCCAAAATAGTAGAAGTAAGGGAAAACGGTGTGATTTTGGACAGGACAGCATTTTATCCTACCGGTGGCGGCCAGCCATGCGATACAGGCGCATTAAGGCTTGATAGCGGAAGCACTTACAATGTGACTGAAACTGCCAAAGCTGGCGACGAAGTAATCCACATACTAAGCAGCGTAAGTGGGCTAAGCAATGGCATGTCAGTCCATGGGGCAATAGACTGGAGCAAGAGGTACATGCACATGCGGCTTCATACAATGCTGCACATAATCGATGGTGTGGTCTATAAGGATTATAAAGGCAGCATAACTGGAGGCCAGATCTACGATGACAAAGCAAGGATGGATTTTGACGTGCCTGGCATGACAAAAGAAACAGTAATGGAAATAATATCTGCAGCGCAAAAAATAATAGACGAAAACCATAAAGTGACTCCAAAGGTCTTTTCAAAGGAGGAGGCCCAATCAATAAAGGGTCTTGCAAGGACCGCCCCAGGGGAAGCGCTGTTGCAAACCCTAGATTCTATAAGAGTCATAGACATAGAAGGCTTTGACTTTCAGTCTGACGGCGGAACACACGTTGCAAATACAAAAGAAGTTGGCAAAATAATATTTAGGAAATATGAAAACAAAGGCTCGCACAACAAGCGGGTTGAATGCTCGCTGGAATGA